The Sphingobacteriales bacterium nucleotide sequence TAAATGTTTACTTTCAATATAATTATTCAAATGGGAGCTCTAATGTTATTAACAACTCTGTCAATAGTACAGTTACTGGAGGGTTATTTAACTATACAACTTGGGAACAAGGAACTGTTGCTTCAAGCAGCGGTGTAAATGGGAATAATATAAACATTATTATCCAAGGCACTCAGAATTATAATCTTTTCTTAGATGGTCTTGGTACAATATATACTGGAGATGCACTTATCAATATCAATTACAATCCATGTACAGGTGGTTCGAATGTTAGAGTTTATAGACAACATACAAGTGTTGATTAATAATAAAATATATCTTATATTCACAATAAAATCATCGCAATTATGTATATTTTTATTACAAAAGCAAGTATTCTTGATATTTTTGGATTTATTTTTCCATTTTTTTATCTAATCCTAATTCTTGTGTTCATCTTTTTTGCAGTAAAACTATTTATTAGATTATATAAGTATCTTGGAACAAGAATTAGACAATGAATAAATCATATATTCTTTAAGAATGCTTGAATATCTTTAAAACATTGCATGCCTTGTTCGTCAACTTTTGGTGTATTAAAGAATGCATGTATCAATCCTTTGTAATCTTTGTATAATACTACATTGCCTGCTTGTTGTAATTTATCTGCATATGCTTTGCCTTCATCTTTCAATGGATCATACTCTGCTGTAATTACAAATGCTGGTGGCAAGTTCTTAAAATCTTCATTATATATTGGCGAGCATTCTGGCTTCAGTCTATCTTCTGGATTTGGCACATATTTTTTCTGAAACCAAAGAATTGCTTCTTTCGTCAATAGATAACCTTCTTTATATTTTTCTATTGATGCTGATTTAACTTTCCCATCTACCCAAGGATAGACTAATACTTGTGCTGCTAATTTAATTGTTGGATGTGTTTTAAAGTGATGTGCTACACAAGCAGAAATTGTTGCGCCAGCACTATCGCCAGAAACAATTATCTTATTTGGGTCAATGCCTAATTTTTCTGCATGTTGGTGTACATATTCTACAATTTTATAACCATCTTCTTGTGCAGAAGGAAATGTATGCTCTGGTGCCAATCTATAATCAACAGAAATAACAGTACAATTATTCATACCACACAATCTTCTGGTTACATAGTCATGTGAATCTATATTGTAAAAAACATAACCACCACCATGAAAATAAATAATTACTTTCAGATTTTTTTGCTCTGTGTTTTTGTATATCCGAACAGGAATGCCATCAAAAATTGTATTCTCAATATATTTGATTGGTGTTTTGCTATCGTATAGAAAACTTCCGAGCTTAGATAGGTTGATATTTTTCTTTCTTTCTTTGTTAATATCCAAGCCATCAACTTCTCTCATTGGTTGTACATTATTGACAAACCAAAGCATTAATTTTAATTTCCAATTCATTATATTAAAACTAATTAAAAAATCTAATGATTTAGCACATAGTTATTAATAATTAACGAATGATAATTTTATATTTTCAGTAAAATATCAATTGCAGCCTTTGCAATTACAGTGCCTGGCCCAAATACGCCAATTACACCAGCGTTGTATAGATAGTCGTAATCTTGTTTAGGTATTACGCCACCACAAACTACTTTTATATCACTTCTATTTATTTTTTTTAATGCTTCTATTAATTGTGGAATTAAAGTTTTGTGTCCTGCTGCTAATGACGATACACCAACTAAATGCACATCATTGTCTGCTGCTTGTTGTGCTACTTCTTCTGGTGTTTGGAATAATGGAGAAATATCTACATCAAACCCAATATCTGCAAATGCTGTGGCAATAACTTTTGCGCCACGGTCATGTCCATCTTGTCCAATTTTTGCAATTAAAATTCGTGGTCTTCTGCCTTCTTTTTTTGCAAAACTATCGCAAGCACTAATTGCCTGTTCAAAATCTTTATTTTGTTTAGATTGATTTGCGTACACGCCACTTATTGTTTTTATGGTTGCATTATATCTACCAAATACTTTTTCTAATGCTAAAGATATTTCGCCTAATGTTGCTCTTTGTCTTGCTGCATCTACAGCTAAAGTTAATAAATTTTCAGTTCCATTTTTGCTGCAGCTGTAATTTTATCTAATGCTACTTGCACTGCATCATTATTTCTGCTTTGTTTTATGCTATTTAGTTTTTCTATCTGTTGATTTCTAACTTGCGTATTGTCAATCTCTAAAATTTCAAAATCTGTAGTATCATCCGTTTGAAAAATATTTACACCAACTATATATTCTTGCTCTGTATCTATATTTGCTTGTTTTTTAGCTGCGGCTTCTTCTATTCTCATTTTCGGAATGCCCAATTCAATTGCTTTTGTCATGCCACCATAACTTTCAATTTCTTGAATCAACTGCCAAGCATTTTCTGCAATCTCTTTAGTTTTTTGCTCTATTAAAGTACTACCAGCAAATGGATCAACAGTATCGCAAATATGTGTTTCTTTTTGTAAATATAGTTGCGTGTTACGTGCAATTTTTGCTGAAAAATCTGTAGGTAATGCTATTGCTTCATCAAAAGAATTGGTATGTAAAGATTGTGTCCCGCCAAGTGTTGCTGCCATTGCTTCTATGCATGTACGCACAATATTATTGTATGGATCTTGTTCTGTTAAACTCCACCCTGATGTTTGACAATGTGTTCTTAGTGCTAATGATTTCTCTTTCTTTGGTTGGAATGATGCTACAATATTTGACCACAATAAACGTGCTGCTCTCATCTTTGCAATTTCATTGATAAAATCCATGCCTATTGCCCAAAAAAATGATAAGCGTGGTGCAAAATCATCAATAGACAATCCTGTTTCTACGCCAGTTCTTATATATTCTATTCCATTTGCTAATGTGTATGCTAATTCTATTTCAGATGTTGCACCTGCTTCTTGCATATGATAACCTGAGATAGAAATAGAATTGAACTTAGGCATATTTTGGCTTGTGTACTTAAATATATCTGCAATAATTCTGATAGAATCTTGTGGTGGATAAATGTAAGTATTGCGCACCATAAATTCTTTTAGAATATCATTTTGTATAGTGCCACTTAGTAAGTTTTGTGCTACGCCTTGTTCTTCTGCTGCTACAATATAAAATGCCAAAATTGGTAATACTGCGCCATTCATCGTCATTGATACTGAAATTTTATCTAATGGAATTTCATGAAACAAGAGTTTCATATCTTCTACAGTATCAATAGCTACGCCTGCTTTGCCTACATCGCCTACTACACGAGCATGGTCTGAATCGTAACCACGATGTGTGGCTAAATCAAAAGCTACAGAAAGTCCTTTTTGACCTTGTGCTAAATTTCTTTTGTAGAATTGATTTGATGCTTCAGCAGTTGAAAACCCAGCATATTGTCTGATTGTCCATGGTTGAGAAACGTACATGGAAGAATATGGGCCACGCAAAAATGGTGCAATGCCTGCAACATATTTTTGGTGTGAAAATATATTTTGTGCAACTTTATTCTGTTGCTGTATTATTTTATCGAATGGAATGTTTTTATTTAGACTCATAGTAACAATCGTTCTGCAATTTAAGCAAAAAGTTGTTTGAATTTTAGAAATATCATCTTAGAAGATAAATTATTGTATCACAAATTTTTTGGTGTGCTGTTGGTTATCTATGCTAAGTTGTAAAAAATATGTGCCAAAAGCAAAGTCTAATAAATCTATTTCAATATGTTTTTGTAATTGGTTTTCGATATTTTTTGTTTCTATCGTTTTTCCATTAATATCAATAATTGAATAAGAAATATTCTTTGAATTTTTTGGCAAGTTGAGTGCAACTTTTATTTTGTCTTTTGCTGGATTTGGGTATATCATCGTCATTACATCATCTAAAAAAGAATTGTAACCTGATATGCTTGTGATGGTGCTATCTGCACTTGTTTTTTGATATTTTAATGTGATGCATCCTAATGTTTGTAGAAATTCATCGTGTACGCACATTTTTAATGAATCTTTGTAAAATACTTCGACTGTGCCATAGGTATCGCTATAGTTTTTGTTTGCCACACCATTTCCGCCACCATTCCACAAAAAGTCTTTAGTTGTAAATGGTAGATTGACTAATTGTAGTAATGAATCTATTGCACCATGTAAATATCCTTCGTCGTTTGCTGACCAGCCACTTGAACTCAACTCTGGTAATCCAGCATTTCTTCCATCATCAATCATTGAGCTATGTGTATCACCAGAAATTACGATAGTATTTTTAATATTATTTTGTTTTATATGATTTAATAAATCATTCTGGTCTTTTGGATAACCTGGCCACATATATGCAATTGTGGTGGCGTATTCTACTAAACTTCTATCTATCAATTGTCCTATTAATACAATATCCATTAGGTTTCCAAATGTTTTGTTGAACACAACTGAGCTGCCTATAATTTTCCAAGCTGCGTCAGAATTTTTTAATGCATCTAAAAGCCAATCTTTTTGTGTTTGTCCTAATGTACTATGATTTGCTGGTACTTTGTAATCGTAGGTATTTAATAATTGATTGTACTTAAATGGTGCGTGTATTGCATCTTTTGAGTTTCTTGTATCTGTTATAAAAAATTCTAAATGTCCTAATTTGAATTGATGGTGAATTCCTGTTTGGTCTATTTGTGGGTAGCTTGGAAAAAATTTGAAATAATTTTTTATCGCAGAATCTCTTAAGCCAATTGGTAATGGTGCATCTGCTAAAACATATTTTGTGTCGCCATTTGGTAATGTTTGTGGTGTGATGGTTGGAAATGTCCAGCCAGCAGTTCCGTTTTGTGAGAAATCATCATCATAGATATAATCAATTGGGAAATTTGGCATTAGGTAAGTTGCCATATTATAGTCTTTATATCTTAGTGCAAAAGACTCTGCTGCTAAGTTTTCTTGTAGTAAATGATATGCGCCAAATGCAGTTGGTGGATAGTTCCAATCGCCAAGATGAATAACAATGTTTAAGTCATAATCTACCATGTGTTGAAACATAGCATCGTTTTTATAATTTATATTATAACCTTGTCCTCCACCAAATTCGTTACTGTAATTGCAAGAACCTACTACGATTTTGTAATGCCCAACTTCTCCATTTTTGGAAATGTTCTAAATCTATATATTTCATTATTGTCAATATTATTGATGATTACTTTGTAATAATATCTTGTGAGTGCTGTAAGGTTATAGAGTTCTGCCATCTGAAAATTATAGCTTTCTGTTGTCGTGCTAAATTGTTTTTCCATTGCATTGCTAAACAGTGAATCTGTGCTGTATTTTAGAATAACATTTGCTGATGCTGTGGTTCTAATAAATATTTTTGCGCTGTTTTCTGTAACGCCACCAACTATTGGCTTATTAAACAACTGTTGTGCATTAGAATAAAAAACAACAAATAATAAAAATAAACAGTTAAAATATTTCATAAATAATTGAATTCCTTAAAGATAAGGAATAAAACTATTATCTAAATAGAATATTGTATAATGTAATTATTCCTGTGAGAAAAATAAATATTAATACTGCATTTTTGAATTGTAGTTCGGACATTTTACTTAAAATTATTTTGCCAATATAACTACCTAATATGCTTATCAATAAAAGTATAGGTATTAAATATAGGTATTTTATATTTACATATCCATTATAATAATACACAACTGCTCTTGATGCATCTATTGCTAAATCTATTACTGCTGATGTAGCTATGAATACTTGCATTTTCATGTTGTATGATGATAGAACTGCGCCGCGAATAGCACCTCCAGTTCCTAATAAACCTGCGAACAAACCAGATAGTGCTCCACCAAACATGGTGTTCCATTTTGTAGTTTTTATTGTTTTATTTCTGAAAATAAATAATAGTATACTAATTCCAATTAAAAATATTGATAGTGCAATTTTGAGATAGATAGGTTGTATAAATTTGCTACAATATGAACCAAGAATTACAAATAACACAGATGGAATTCCAAGATAGATGATTACTTTTTTATCGAAGCCATGCCTGAATAATGCTATTTTACTAAGATTACTCATTACATGAAAAACTGCTGTAATGCCTAATACTGTTTGAAAGTCTAAAAAATACGAAGCAATTGGAACAAAAAATAATGATGAGCCAAAACCACCTATTGTTCCTAAAATTTCTGCTATTAGTGCTAAAAATATAAACAACCACAAATCATCTATCATACAACATATTGTCCAATAAAGTTAATATCTAAAACTTAGATAATTATCAATAAGTGAAAATTCTTTATTTGATTATTCTATTACCTGAATAATATTTACTGGACATGCTTTGGCTGCTAATTGGTTGCTTTCTAGTTCGTCTTCACGTACTTTTATGCTCCAAAATCCTTTTTTGTCTTTAGCTTCCAACAAAACACTTTTGCCATCTTTTTTGCTCATGCGCCAACGTTGTGGTGCCAACTCAACACAATAATTGCAACCAATACATTTTGCTCTTTGCTGAATTATTGTAATCATACTAAAGCTGCATCCACAATTTTATATAATTTATCACTAGTTCTTATTGGAGTTTCTAGTTTAAATGCACAGGCATCTCCTTTTTTTACTGTTTCTGTTTTTCCAATTTGGTTGTGTAGTTCAGTAATGGTAGTTTCTACTGCGCCTGTAGTTGGTCCAGTAATTAATACTTTATCACCAACGTTCAACTCGTATGCTTCCATTTTAAATTCTGCTACTTGTATTTTATCAAAATAATGAACACCTTTTCCTAAGTATATTTTTTTTGTTGTAGCTTTTGAACCAGCACCATCATTCCATTCACCTAATTTTTGTCCTAAATAATATCCGCTCCAAAATCCACGATTGTACACACTTTTAAGACGTTCCATCCAATCTGCAACTTTTGCTTTATTGTATGTGCCATTTTGATAACTATCAATAGCTTCTCTATAACATTCTACTGTTGTCTTTACATAATCTGCACCTTTTCCTCTGCCTTCAATTTTTAATACTTTTACGCCTGCATCTAATACTTGATCTAAAAAATCTATTGTACATAAATCTTGTGCAGACATAATATACTCATTGTCGATTGCTAATTCATGTCCATCTTCATTATCAATTACTGTATAGGTTCTTCTACAATTTTGCACACATGCGCCTCTATTTGCTGATGCATTTGCTGTATGTAGACTTAAATAACATTTGCCTGAAACAGCCATACACAAAGCACCATGTCCAAATATTTCTATTTCTATTAATCTTCCACTTGGTCCTTTTACTTGTTCTTTTTCAATTAAATCCGTAATCTTTTTTACTTGCAATAGACTTAATTCTCTAGAAAGAACAACTGTATCTGCAAATAATGCATAAAACTTTACGGTATCAATATTTGTGATATTTACCTGCGTAGAAATATGTACTTCAAAGTTTATACTTCTTGCATATGCTATTACTGCTTGGTCTGCAGCAATTACTGCTGTAATTCCTGCATTTTTTGCTGCATCTAACACTGTGCGAATTGCAGATAAGTCGTGGTCATAAACAATTGTATTTAGCGTCAGGTAGCTTCGTACCTTGTTTTCACTACATATTTGAGCAATTTTTGGAAGGTCTTCTAGTGTAAAGTTCATGGTAGCTCGTGCTCGCATATTAAATTGCTCAACACCAAAGTACACAGAATCGCATTTTGCATGGATGGCAGCCATCAATGCCTCATAGCTTCCAGCTGGAGCCATTAGTTCAATTTTCTTTCCCATATTTATAAACGCAGTCTTCAACACTGCCTTGCAAAATTAATCATTTTGATAAAACAATGCATGTTAATATTTAATTGATTATATATTAAGTGAATTCTGCTTACATGTATTTTCACTTTTTTTATGACTTATTGTTAATGTAATATTTGATTATTAACTAAGTCAATTATATATTTTTGCTATTTTTGCAAAAAAATATCTCACAATGGAATTGAAAGAAGTAATTTCCGTGACTGGCGTGTCAGGATTAAAAAAATTGGTAGCAAACAGAAATGATGGTCTTATTTTATCTGATTTAGATGGTGCAAATAAGAAATTCTTTTCTTCTAGAGTATATATGTTCTCTCCTTTAGATAACATATCAATATACACTGATGAAGACATGGTAAGTGTAGCAGAAGTGCTTTGGAAAATGAAAGTTGCTAATGATACAACACCAATCATAGATGCAAATGCAAGCAATCAAGAATTGAGCACATACTTTTCTAGTGTTTTACCAAACTATGATAAGGAGAAAGTAAAAATAAGCGACATCAAGAAGTTAATTAGATGGTTTGGTATATTGATTACGTTTGATATTATCAAAAATCCTGAGCAGGAAGCACAACAAGAAACAAAAGAAGAAGCATAATACTGAAAACATTACATGGCACAGATTGTAGAAAGAAATAAGAGAAAATACTATCCAGAAGATTTCATATTTACTGATTGGAATTCTATTGAAAGTTATTATAGTGAATTAGAACGAACAGAAATTAGTTCTTTAGATACACTTATGAAATTTATTGAGCAAAGAAGCGAAATTGATAAGATTGTAGAAGAAGAATATAGATGGAGATATGTACGCATGACTTGCGATACGGAAAACGAAAGCTATAAAGAACAATATGAAGCATTCATCAATGATGTAATGCCACAGTTAATGCCTGTTTCTAATCGCTTGAATTTATTAGTATATCAATCTCCATTTTTTAATGATTTAGATAGCGAAAGATTTTTTATCTATAAAAGAAGTTTGAAAAATGCTATTGAACTTTATAAAGAAGAAAATGTAGCATTGATACAACAAGAACAACTTCTTGCGCACGAATTTGGTAGCATATCTGGGCAAATGACGATTGTTCATAATGATGAAGAATTTACATTACCACAAGCTGGCTTATTCTTACAAGAAAAAGATAGAGCTATTAGAAAAGAAGTTTATGAAAAAATAAACAATAGACGATTAGAAGATGAAGAAAAACTAAATCAATTATTTTCTGATTTAGTAAAAGTTAGGCACCAAATAGCTGTTAATGCTGGGTTTCAAAATTACAGAGATTACAAACTTGCAGAACTAGGTAGATTTGACTATGGTGTACAAGAATGTGAGGCATTTCATCTATCAATACAAGATATTATAATACCTATTGTAAATAAAATCTATACTTCAAAAAAAGGAAATTTAGGTGTAGAAACATTAAAACCTTATGATTTAGAAGTTGAAGAAACAGACCATACACCATTAAAACCATATCAATCTGAAAGAGAGTTTATAGATAAATCTATCCAATGTTTGAACAGTGTGGATGCCTATTTTGCAAACTGCATTGGTACAATGGATAAAATGGAATATTTAGATTTAAGTAGTAGAAAAGGAAAAGCACCTGGTGGTTATAATATGACAATGCCAGAGATAGGTATTCCATTTATATTTATGAATGGTGCTGGCACACACCGTGATGTAGAAGTAATGGTGCACGAAGCAGGACATGCCGTACACTCATTTTTAATGAGAGATTTGCCATATAATTTTGATGGTGATATTACTTCTGAAACTGCAGAATTAGCATCTATGAGTATGGAGTTTTTTACTTATGATGGATTGCAAGCTTTTTATTCTGAAGAAGAAAAAGCCAGAGCAATACAATCGCATTTAAAAGGAACAATTTCTATGCTTCCTTGGATTGCCTTAATTGATAAATTCCAGCATTGGATATACACACATCCAGAACACACTGTTGAGGAAAGAACACAAACATGGAATGCAATGCACCAACAATTATCTAGTGATGTGATTGATTGGAGCGCTTATCAAAATTATAGAAACGCAATTTGGCAAAAGCAACTACATTTATTTGAAGTTCCTTTCTATTATATTGAATATGGTATTGCGCAACTAGGTGCAATTGCCATGTACAAAAATTATTGTGAAAACAAGCATAAAACTATTGCTGAATATAAATCTGCATTGAGTTTAGGTTATACAAAAACGATACCTGATGTATACAAAGCAGCTGGAATTTCTTTTAATTTCTCTAGTACATATGTATCAGAATTAGCTTCTTTTATCTTGTCTAAAATAGAAATGCCTAGCTAAATTGCTAGGCATTAAAAAATAAATTTTACAAGATATTATCCTATTAAGTTATTATTTAAAAGATATTCTCCAATTTGTACAGCATTTGTTGCAGCACCTTTTCTTAAATTGTCTGCTACAATCCAAAGGTTTAATGTTTTTGCTTGAGTTTCATCTCTTCTAATTCTACCAACAAATACTTCGTCTTTACCATGAGCATTCATAGGCATTGGATAGATTTGGTTTGCATCATCATTTTCTACAATAACACCTGTAGAGTTTTCTAATATCTGACGAACTTCTGCTAAATCAAATTCATTTTCAAACTCAATATTTACACTTTCGCTATGTCCGCCCATTACAGGAATTCTTACAGTAGTTGCTGTTACTTTGATATTATCATCTCGCATAATTTTGCAAGTTTCTTTTATCATCTTCATTTCTTCCTTAGTGTAGCCATTGTCTTGAAAAACATCAATCTGTGGAATTACGTTTAAGTCAATTTTATATTTATACGCCATTTCTTCAGAACTTCCATTTGCTCTTTCGTTCATCAATTGGTCTACTGCTTTTTTCCCAGTTCCTGTTACACTTTGGTAAGTTGAAACAACTACTCTTTTAATTTTATATTTTAAATGTAATGGATTCAAAACTACTACCATTTGAATAGTAGAACAGTTTGGATTTGCAATAATTTTATCTTCTTTAGTAAGTGCGTCTGCATTAATTTCTGGAACAACTAATTTTTTAGTTGGATCCATACGCCACGCTGATGAATTATCTATTACTGTAATGCCAGCTTCAGCAAATATAGGTGCCCATTCTTGTGATGTAGTACCACCAGCAGAGAAAAGCGCAACATCAGGTTTCATCTCTACACACTTTTGTAATGTTACAACAGTCCATTCCTTACCTTGAAATGAAATTTTCCTTCCAGCAGATTTTTCTGATGCAACTGGAATCAATTCTGTAACTGGGAAATTTCTCTCAGCTAATACGCTTAACATTTCGCCACCAACTAAACCTGTGGAGCCAACTACTGCAACTTTCATTTTATTAAATTTTGGATAGCTAAAATAGAAGATTTTTAGGAATTTATTCTTATCTTAATGTTATCAAACAACCTTTTTAAGAAAGTTTGCTACTATATTTATATAATTTTAAAAGAAAGTGTATCTATTCATTAGATTAATATCGTTTTTGAGCATTGTATTTATTACATTAAATGTAAGTGCGCAATTTGTAGAGCAATTCTCAGATGGTGGATTTAATTCAAATCCAAATTGGAATGGCACTGAAGACCAATTTTCTGTAAACACTGAAAATACATTAGTATTGGCTGGTGATGTAGATGCAGGAACTGCGTATTTATCTACAGCTTCTACATTGACTGAGAATGTTTCTTATGAGTTTTATCTAAAACTTAACTTCCAACCTAGTACTCAAGATTTTGTAAGAATATATCTAATGAGTAATAATGAGGATTTATCATCAAATAATCAAGCATATTTGTTACAAATTAATGAACAAAATAGTCTTCAATTTGTTAGACAAAATGGTAATAGCTTTAATGTATTACAAACATTATTAAGCAATCAACTAAGCACAGGATTTAATGGATATATTAAAGTAACTAAGACTGGTGCGTGCAAATGGGTTTTTGCCTACAAATCTGTTTCAAGTGAAAATTATACAATATTAGATAGCATAATTGAGAATACAAATAATTTTGACAATCATTTTTTTGGCATTTATGGTAGTTACACAATAAATAGTAAATCTCAATTCTTTTTTGATGATTTTAGTGTAGAAGCAATTGATGGTGTTAAATCTGATGCTGACACTTTCCGTATCAATAAAATTGTAGCTGATGTTAATCAAGTTAGACTTTCATTAACAAGTAAAATTAAAAACTCAACAGAACTAAGTGCTAGTAACTTTTTAATTAATAATATTGAGGCTTTTGCATCTGTAGAAAAAATTGATGATTCTACTTTAAGCTTAATACCAACTATTGCACTTGAAAAAATAAAATTTATACACTAACCATTAAACACTCAGATTTGTGTTCTTTTGATGCTAATTTGAATGACTCATTGGAATTTGCAATTACAGATGTGCCTCAAAAAGATGATCTAGTAATCAATGAAGTGATGTTTAATACTGACAAAGTAGAATTTGTGGAATTCTACAATACGACAAACAAAATGTTTCAGCTTAGAGATATTGTTTGGAAAAAATACAGTCCAATTTCTCAAATAGAAACAGAAGAAATTGAATTTTTAAATGAGAATTATTTTATTCAACCTAATAGTTATTTCGTTTTTACAAATGATGCAACTAAATTGGTACAAGACTTTAGTAATGTTGATGCTAATAATGTAATTGAAGTTTCATTTACACCTTTAGAAGATGATGAAGATATTATTGCATTGGATAATATAGAAAAAGAAGAACTTGACAGATTAAAATACAATACAAATTTCCATTCAGGATATTTGAACGCTACAAAAAATATTTCTTTAGAAAGAATAAATCCAACAACTAAAACACAAGATAAAAACAATTGGTATTCTGCAAATAAGAATGCAGACCATGCAACACCAACAAAAGAAAACTCAGTATTGAATGAATTAAAATTAGACAATATTGGCATACAACCTGAAGTTTTTTCTCCAGACCAAGATGGATATAATGATGTATTAAACATTACTTATGCTTTTGACTCACCTTCTACTTTTGCAAACTTATCAATCTACAATGTAGAAGGAAGAAAAGTAAAAACAATACTACGCAATGAGTTATTACCATCAAATGGATTTATAGTTTGGGATGGCATTGATGACAATGGTAGCAAAGCAAGTGTTGGTATTTATTTTATCATTTTTGAAACAGTAGAAACAAACGGCAGGAAATCTGTATTCAAAGAGAAATGCGTACTTGCTACACAACTTAATTAATAATAATTCGCTAAACGTACATCTTATTATTGTTTTATACCTTTGTATATACCTACTATGATAACTC carries:
- a CDS encoding alpha/beta hydrolase, encoding MNWKLKLMLWFVNNVQPMREVDGLDINKERKKNINLSKLGSFLYDSKTPIKYIENTIFDGIPVRIYKNTEQKNLKVIIYFHGGGYVFYNIDSHDYVTRRLCGMNNCTVISVDYRLAPEHTFPSAQEDGYKIVEYVHQHAEKLGIDPNKIIVSGDSAGATISACVAHHFKTHPTIKLAAQVLVYPWVDGKVKSASIEKYKEGYLLTKEAILWFQKKYVPNPEDRLKPECSPIYNEDFKNLPPAFVITAEYDPLKDEGKAYADKLQQAGNVVLYKDYKGLIHAFFNTPKVDEQGMQCFKDIQAFLKNI
- a CDS encoding alkaline phosphatase D family protein, with protein sequence MFQHMVDYDLNIVIHLGDWNYPPTAFGAYHLLQENLAAESFALRYKDYNMATYLMPNFPIDYIYDDDFSQNGTAGWTFPTITPQTLPNGDTKYVLADAPLPIGLRDSAIKNYFKFFPSYPQIDQTGIHHQFKLGHLEFFITDTRNSKDAIHAPFKYNQLLNTYDYKVPANHSTLGQTQKDWLLDALKNSDAAWKIIGSSVVFNKTFGNLMDIVLIGQLIDRSLVEYATTIAYMWPGYPKDQNDLLNHIKQNNIKNTIVISGDTHSSMIDDGRNAGLPELSSSGWSANDEGYLHGAIDSLLQLVNLPFTTKDFLWNGGGNGVANKNYSDTYGTVEVFYKDSLKMCVHDEFLQTLGCITLKYQKTSADSTITSISGYNSFLDDVMTMIYPNPAKDKIKVALNLPKNSKNISYSIIDINGKTIETKNIENQLQKHIEIDLLDFAFGTYFLQLSIDNQQHTKKFVIQ
- a CDS encoding sulfite exporter TauE/SafE family protein, producing the protein MIDDLWLFIFLALIAEILGTIGGFGSSLFFVPIASYFLDFQTVLGITAVFHVMSNLSKIALFRHGFDKKVIIYLGIPSVLFVILGSYCSKFIQPIYLKIALSIFLIGISILLFIFRNKTIKTTKWNTMFGGALSGLFAGLLGTGGAIRGAVLSSYNMKMQVFIATSAVIDLAIDASRAVVYYYNGYVNIKYLYLIPILLLISILGSYIGKIILSKMSELQFKNAVLIFIFLTGIITLYNILFR
- a CDS encoding ferredoxin: MITIIQQRAKCIGCNYCVELAPQRWRMSKKDGKSVLLEAKDKKGFWSIKVREDELESNQLAAKACPVNIIQVIE
- a CDS encoding U32 family peptidase, whose amino-acid sequence is MNMGKKIELMAPAGSYEALMAAIHAKCDSVYFGVEQFNMRARATMNFTLEDLPKIAQICSENKVRSYLTLNTIVYDHDLSAIRTVLDAAKNAGITAVIAADQAVIAYARSINFEVHISTQVNITNIDTVKFYALFADTVVLSRELSLLQVKKITDLIEKEQVKGPSGRLIEIEIFGHGALCMAVSGKCYLSLHTANASANRGACVQNCRRTYTVIDNEDGHELAIDNEYIMSAQDLCTIDFLDQVLDAGVKVLKIEGRGKGADYVKTTVECYREAIDSYQNGTYNKAKVADWMERLKSVYNRGFWSGYYLGQKLGEWNDGAGSKATTKKIYLGKGVHYFDKIQVAEFKMEAYELNVGDKVLITGPTTGAVETTITELHNQIGKTETVKKGDACAFKLETPIRTSDKLYKIVDAALV
- a CDS encoding DUF5606 domain-containing protein, with the translated sequence MELKEVISVTGVSGLKKLVANRNDGLILSDLDGANKKFFSSRVYMFSPLDNISIYTDEDMVSVAEVLWKMKVANDTTPIIDANASNQELSTYFSSVLPNYDKEKVKISDIKKLIRWFGILITFDIIKNPEQEAQQETKEEA
- a CDS encoding M3 family oligoendopeptidase; translated protein: MAQIVERNKRKYYPEDFIFTDWNSIESYYSELERTEISSLDTLMKFIEQRSEIDKIVEEEYRWRYVRMTCDTENESYKEQYEAFINDVMPQLMPVSNRLNLLVYQSPFFNDLDSERFFIYKRSLKNAIELYKEENVALIQQEQLLAHEFGSISGQMTIVHNDEEFTLPQAGLFLQEKDRAIRKEVYEKINNRRLEDEEKLNQLFSDLVKVRHQIAVNAGFQNYRDYKLAELGRFDYGVQECEAFHLSIQDIIIPIVNKIYTSKKGNLGVETLKPYDLEVEETDHTPLKPYQSEREFIDKSIQCLNSVDAYFANCIGTMDKMEYLDLSSRKGKAPGGYNMTMPEIGIPFIFMNGAGTHRDVEVMVHEAGHAVHSFLMRDLPYNFDGDITSETAELASMSMEFFTYDGLQAFYSEEEKARAIQSHLKGTISMLPWIALIDKFQHWIYTHPEHTVEERTQTWNAMHQQLSSDVIDWSAYQNYRNAIWQKQLHLFEVPFYYIEYGIAQLGAIAMYKNYCENKHKTIAEYKSALSLGYTKTIPDVYKAAGISFNFSSTYVSELASFILSKIEMPS
- a CDS encoding aspartate-semialdehyde dehydrogenase gives rise to the protein MKVAVVGSTGLVGGEMLSVLAERNFPVTELIPVASEKSAGRKISFQGKEWTVVTLQKCVEMKPDVALFSAGGTTSQEWAPIFAEAGITVIDNSSAWRMDPTKKLVVPEINADALTKEDKIIANPNCSTIQMVVVLNPLHLKYKIKRVVVSTYQSVTGTGKKAVDQLMNERANGSSEEMAYKYKIDLNVIPQIDVFQDNGYTKEEMKMIKETCKIMRDDNIKVTATTVRIPVMGGHSESVNIEFENEFDLAEVRQILENSTGVIVENDDANQIYPMPMNAHGKDEVFVGRIRRDETQAKTLNLWIVADNLRKGAATNAVQIGEYLLNNNLIG